A stretch of the Naumannella halotolerans genome encodes the following:
- a CDS encoding pyridoxal phosphate-dependent aminotransferase, with product MRKPAARSAVPPFQVMEVLAAAAERMRTHGDAIMLCAGQPSTPAPEAARRAVVDAIEGQVLGYTEAQGILPLRKAIAEYHRRSDGIEVFPEEVVVTTGSSGGLTALALAAFDPGAVIAMARPGYPAYRNTLSALGCEVLDLPCGPSTRFQPTVRMLQELPQVPDGLIIASPSNPTGTVIDPEELARISTWCREHDCLLISDEIYHGVGFGRETVSARRFGPDAVVTGSVSKYFSMTGWRLGWLLLPQWLLRPVEVLSGNLSICPPVPSQHAAIGALSTAAIGELDAHVERYAGNRELLIKRLPELGVTSYAPPDGAFYAWCEVSHLTDDSARWCAEMLAATGVAMTPGIDFDPVDGHRYVRLCFAGTAEELNEAIDRLVRQLH from the coding sequence ATGAGGAAGCCCGCTGCCCGCTCCGCGGTTCCCCCGTTCCAGGTGATGGAGGTACTGGCAGCGGCGGCCGAGCGCATGCGTACCCATGGTGACGCGATCATGCTCTGCGCCGGCCAGCCGTCCACGCCGGCGCCCGAAGCGGCCCGCCGTGCCGTGGTGGACGCGATCGAGGGCCAGGTTCTCGGCTACACCGAGGCCCAGGGGATCCTGCCGCTGCGGAAGGCGATCGCCGAGTACCACCGCCGCAGTGACGGGATCGAGGTCTTCCCCGAGGAGGTGGTCGTCACCACCGGGTCCTCCGGAGGGTTGACCGCCTTGGCGCTGGCCGCCTTCGACCCGGGCGCGGTGATCGCCATGGCCCGACCGGGTTACCCGGCCTACCGCAACACCTTGTCGGCGCTGGGATGTGAAGTGCTGGATCTGCCGTGCGGACCGAGCACGCGGTTCCAACCGACGGTACGGATGCTGCAGGAACTCCCGCAGGTGCCTGACGGGTTGATCATTGCCAGTCCCTCGAATCCGACCGGGACGGTGATCGATCCGGAGGAGTTGGCCCGGATCAGCACCTGGTGCCGGGAGCACGACTGCCTGTTGATCAGCGACGAGATCTATCACGGGGTCGGCTTCGGCCGGGAGACCGTCAGCGCCCGGAGGTTCGGTCCCGACGCGGTGGTCACCGGTTCGGTCAGCAAGTACTTCTCGATGACCGGCTGGCGACTGGGTTGGCTGTTGTTGCCGCAGTGGCTGCTCCGACCGGTCGAGGTGCTCAGTGGGAATCTCTCGATCTGCCCGCCCGTACCCTCCCAGCACGCCGCGATCGGGGCGCTGTCGACAGCTGCGATTGGGGAACTGGATGCCCATGTCGAGCGGTACGCGGGGAACCGCGAGTTGTTGATCAAGCGACTGCCGGAGCTCGGGGTCACCTCCTACGCGCCACCGGACGGCGCCTTCTACGCCTGGTGCGAGGTGTCCCATCTGACCGACGACTCCGCCCGCTGGTGCGCCGAGATGCTGGCGGCCACCGGGGTGGCGATGACCCCGGGGATCGACTTCGACCCGGTTGACGGTCACCGCTATGTCCGCTTGTGCTTCGCCGGCACCGCCGAGGAACTGAACGAGGCGATCGACCGGCTGGTACGTCAGCTGCACTGA
- a CDS encoding O-acetyl-ADP-ribose deacetylase, which produces MVVDLKAVRGDITTQAVDAIVNAANSSLLGGGGVDGAIHRAGGPAILAATKQLRATSLPDGLPPGEAVATTAGELPATWVIHTVGPIWDPGRDQSGILAACYRNSLRIADGLGARSIAFPAISAGAYGWPIEDAAEIAVHSVRETVAAGECDAVAEIVFVLQPSSVAEAFEKELSA; this is translated from the coding sequence ATGGTTGTCGATCTGAAGGCGGTCCGTGGCGACATCACCACTCAGGCGGTGGATGCGATCGTGAATGCGGCCAACAGTTCCCTGCTCGGCGGCGGCGGGGTGGACGGTGCGATCCACCGCGCCGGGGGTCCGGCGATCCTGGCCGCCACGAAACAACTGCGGGCCACCTCGCTGCCCGACGGTCTACCACCGGGTGAGGCGGTGGCGACCACGGCCGGTGAGCTGCCGGCGACCTGGGTGATCCATACGGTCGGGCCGATCTGGGACCCCGGCCGGGATCAGTCGGGGATCCTCGCTGCCTGTTATCGCAACAGCCTGCGGATCGCCGATGGTCTCGGTGCCCGCAGCATCGCCTTCCCGGCCATCTCCGCCGGGGCCTATGGCTGGCCGATCGAGGATGCGGCCGAGATCGCGGTCCACAGCGTCCGGGAAACCGTCGCCGCCGGTGAATGCGATGCCGTGGCCGAGATCGTCTTCGTCCTCCAGCCGTCCTCGGTGGCCGAGGCGTTCGAGAAGGAACTGTCGGCATGA
- a CDS encoding DedA family protein, which translates to MSAADGPDPNPEEIDRRVAPDPVRASRSDSSPESDPGSGATAEAAEAELEWWEYPGLPFSTRPEKLDYLCMFGIMVAALYSFALMPFRVWLLTNVPYVLLGLTGSSPALVGIGARIDLGEFWWPIAVPLAALSLIKFDWLFWLAGRRWGEGMIDWLTGGGLGNNSGMMARWRTKIAWWSHRLAQKWALPMLLLTYIPFLPIPSPIIFGALGMGGMRLRTFLLLDFLCAFLNRSLYLYLGYRIGEPVLPVLETLDRWALWIALGTAAVIMVFAFRRASKAQPPGSNSA; encoded by the coding sequence GTGAGTGCCGCAGACGGTCCGGACCCCAATCCGGAGGAGATCGACCGCCGGGTCGCTCCGGACCCCGTACGGGCCTCACGGTCCGATTCCAGCCCCGAATCGGACCCGGGATCGGGTGCCACAGCCGAGGCTGCCGAGGCAGAACTCGAGTGGTGGGAGTATCCCGGACTGCCGTTCAGCACCCGGCCGGAGAAGCTCGACTACCTGTGCATGTTCGGCATCATGGTGGCCGCGCTGTACTCGTTCGCGCTGATGCCGTTCCGGGTCTGGCTGCTGACCAACGTCCCCTATGTCCTGCTCGGCCTGACCGGTTCCTCTCCGGCACTGGTCGGCATCGGCGCCCGGATCGATCTCGGGGAGTTCTGGTGGCCGATCGCGGTCCCACTGGCCGCGCTCAGCCTGATCAAGTTCGACTGGTTGTTCTGGCTGGCCGGACGCCGCTGGGGCGAGGGCATGATCGACTGGCTGACCGGCGGTGGCCTGGGCAACAACTCCGGGATGATGGCGCGCTGGCGGACCAAGATCGCCTGGTGGTCACACCGGCTGGCGCAGAAGTGGGCGCTGCCGATGCTGTTGCTGACCTACATCCCGTTCCTGCCGATCCCCTCGCCGATCATCTTCGGTGCCCTGGGCATGGGCGGGATGCGGCTGCGTACCTTCCTGCTGCTGGATTTCCTCTGCGCCTTCTTGAACCGGTCCCTCTACCTCTACCTCGGCTACCGGATCGGTGAACCGGTGCTCCCGGTGCTGGAGACCCTCGACCGGTGGGCGCTGTGGATCGCGCTCGGCACCGCCGCGGTGATCATGGTGTTCGCCTTCCGCCGGGCGTCGAAGGCGCAGCCGCCAGGCAGCAACAGCGCTTAG